The Lutra lutra chromosome 7, mLutLut1.2, whole genome shotgun sequence genome segment tctctggtttcatcttgcttcattttttcctctcttcccctgtgatcctctgtcttgtttcttaaatttcacctatcagggagatcatatgatagttgtctttctctaactgacttatttcgctaagcatgataccctctagttccatccacgtcattgcaaatggcaagatttcatttctttggatggctgcatagtattccatggtatatatacacaccacatcttctttatccattcgtctgttgatggacatttaagttcttaccacagtttggctattgtggacattgctgctataaacattcgggtgcatgtgccccttttttcactacatttgtgtctttagggtaaatacccagcagtgcaattgctgggtcatagggtagctctattttcaactttttgaggaacctccatgctgttttccagagtggctgcaccagcttgcattcccaccgacagtgtaggagggttcccctttctccgcatcctggccagcatctgccatttcctgacttgttaattagccgttctgactgctttatttatttatttatttacttaattacttacttatttaatttttttcaagattttatttatttatttgacagaaagagacacagtgagagaggaaacacaaacagagggagtgggaaaaagagaagcaggcttcctgccaagcagggagcctgatgcggggcttgatcacaggaccttgggatcatgacctgagcggaaggcagatgcttaacgactgagccacctaggcacccctgactgcattctttataaaagcaaaaaaaaaaaaaaaaaaaattcctgaatctCCAGTTGTAGGGGATGGTTAAATTGGGGTTTTATTTGTGGTTGAATAGTATACAATGGGTAAAATGGTGTTCTGATGGAATTTTTATACAGAATCTTATATAAAACCACGTGTTCAaacatgttttctctctgtgtctctcacacacacatacggACTCACACTGAAAAAAGTGCAAAAGAGAAATATCACCGTGTTAGCAGCCATTATCCTAAAGCAGCGAGGCtgattcttactttttctttttcctcttttctctttccttaatgGTCTGTGTTGGGTATCACGACTttgcaaagagaagaagaaggaagctgGTGTGGAGGGACTGCCCACAGCTGTGGACGAGCTGTGTGCCTTAACagttccatctgtgaaatgggcacgAGGGCGTCTTCCTCCAAGCATTACCATCTCTATGACCTTTTGTAGCAGCACCATCCATGATAACAAACAGGAGGAGAGCCCGTGAGATGCTGTGTCCCAGCACCCAGTGGCTTGACCAGACCAGACCAGACCAGGCTCCTCTCCAGCCCCGTGTGCCCAgattaattctctctctccctctctgcagcTGCCCATGATGGGAGGCGCCTTCATGGACTCGCCCAACGAAGACTTCAGCACAGAGTACTCCCTCTTTAACTCTTCCACCAACGTCCACGCGGCCTCCAGTGGCCAGGGCCAGCTGGAGGAGTCTCCGCGGTCCTCCAACGACGCGGTCCTGCTCTGGATTGCCATCATAGCGACCCTGGGGAACATTGTGGTGGTTGGGGTGGTGTATGCCTTCACCTTCTGAGGTACGCGGCACCCACCAGCTCCGAGCCGGCTCAGCCCGAGCTGGGCTCACAGCAGGGCCAGGCTTTGCTGGGGACACTGGTGCTGTTGGCCTTTGGCTGGTCCTACCTTCTGGAACCAGGAGCTCTGACCACGCGCATGGCCTCTCCGGGGGCAGCGACCGTGCATCAGGAGTTCCCCCAAACAGCCCCGATTTCCAGTGTTCTGGGCTGTGATCAAGCTGATCCAGAAGACATGGGCGGGTGAGCCTCCGGCCCCTGGAGGCGCGATGGGGCAAAGCCTTTGCAAGGAGCCAAGTGGGGACTTTTTGAACCTATATTCCGAGAACGTAAGACCAGAGGAAATAGCCGGTTAGGTGTGAAATATGGACATGGTGGGACGATCCCTTGCTGACAGTAAATAATCACTATGTGTCTTGTTTTTATGCCAAGTTGCTGCACCTGGTGTGTGGGGTGCCCGGCAGGAGCAGCTATCAGAACTGGAGTGTTTCCAGCCCAGCCGTGGTCCTCCCCCTCAGCCCTTTGGAATACGGGTGGTGTGACCTGGGCCATAGAATGTTCTTTGTTTGACGTGGACAGGGCACCTTCGTCACCAGACATTTGGCCCCTTTTGAGACCCAGATGGATGAGGAAATCCAAGGACAGGAGGTGACTGGTGATGGGGTAGGAtttccaggggtggggggctctcGGCCGAACAGacctgctcttctttttcaaaagagaagAAGGACCTTCAGACTAGAGTTGGGCAGAGCGGTCGAGTTCAGACCAGCTGCCAGCAGATGCTCTTTCCTCTCTGAGAACTTAAGGATTTTAGAGATGGCGGCCTCACGCCCACCTGATCTTCTGACAGCGGGAGGGAGAGGCACGATTTGCCTGATTTGCCCGTGATCACAGAGCACGTGACTGGCACTGTCAGAGCAGGGGGTCGGGCCCCAGTGAAGCACTCTCTTAAGCAAATCCCTGCTTCTCAGCTGCTCTCTCGGAGAATGCCCAGAGGGTCTGGAAGCTGTTTGGGGTCGAGGGGTGCACAGGGTGCTCAGACACCTGCATTTTACACTGGGTCTGGCTCCACGTTCTCTTGCAGACCTGGATGTGCTCTGTCCGAGTCAGCCTCCTTAACCTTCCTCCAAGTCAGTGGCTcgaggcggggcggggtgggttgggggagtgggggtggtttCTGGCCAGCAAGGGAGACTCCCGTGCAGACCAGCCCAGGATGGCatgccctgggggagggggcagcatgGGGAAGGACTTGCTCTACTTCTGTCCTTAGGAAAGGCTTCCGCCCGGTAGCCCCCTTCCCCAGATAGCTGCCCTGTGCCGAGCAGAGTAGGGGAAGCTTACACGCAGCCTCCCTCGCTGGCGGGCCAGGAGCAGTGCTGTCCTTGCTTTCTCCCCGTGCtgtgcaaaagaaaataaatggtccAAACTTCCCCTCTGTGGTGGGGAAACTTAAAAGACTGGGTGGGAAGCCCTGGTGCTGTCTGGGGACAATTGCAAAAACGTGTACTGTGTCCCTGTGGTCTCGGGAGACATGGCTGTTCCTAATGACAGGCAAAGGGACATCTTAATTGTCCTGAGGCAGCCACTCATCTGCGGGCTTGGTGCTGAGCTGCTGCAACAGGATTAGCAGCCCAACCCCCAGACCGCGCCCGCAGACGGCTGCCACCTCCTAGTAGTCATGTCTGTCCCTGCAGCCGTGCACACATCCACCCACGAAGGCTTCAGCTCCAGTGGAGGCCATGAGTGCAGAGCTGGCATGACCtttgcagagagggagaagggatgggggacCTTCGGCCTGGGCTCCTTCTGGAATCACTGACAGGGCCATGCTCTCGGCAGGACGAGTGGTCAGGGTGGCAGGGTCAGGGTGGCAGGgacaggggctgggctgggctaggTGGTCAGCCTTTGCATGCTGGTCATCCCAGATGCTTCTTGAGCAAACTCTTCCCTGTCTCAAGCCCCCCACGTGCGCCCCATGAGCAAGGGTTTTCTGAGACAGGTGTCCTCATGAGAACTCAAGGAGGAGGTCCAGAGCTGGGGTGGAAAGGGACCAAGGTGATGCTTGGCATCTTTGTGGGGGTCAGTGCAGCCCAGATATTCTGAGTCCTTACCTTCTGACCCTACATCTCCAAAGGAGCCCCGTAGAGAGGCAGGTGAccactctctgctctgcaaaTGGCTTGCAGTGATGGCCGTCGGGGCTCTGGGGCTTCCGTGTGCTGTGACCAGGGAGGGGTGGAGCCTGTGGTCCCGGCTCAGAGCAGCTAGGCCAGCCCTAGCGGGCCAGGGGTTCTGGGAAATTCTGGGCACAGGGGGTCTCCCCCATGAAGGCTTTCTTTTCCCCTGGCATAAAGGCCAGTTAAATTCAACTTTCAAGGATTCTCCCTCTTGGGTCAGGGCCGCAGACACACCGCCTGGAGCTTAAGGCCCAGCTTGTCCAACCTCGGCATTGGGCGATTCTAGTGACCTGCTCAGGGTCACTCCCTCCCGGTCTCCTACAGTGTTTTGATCTGGTTTCTTCCCCGCATCACCTGGATGACAGGGAAGGTAGACGTACCCTGAAGGGTAAAGGACGGGCTTCCAGCCAGAGGGGGCGCTGTGctgtccctcctgccttcctcagcTGAGCTCTGTCGTGGACGTTAGGTAACCGGCAGGAGGCGCTCTCTGAGCCTTGCGTCCAGGCGCCAAGCTAGACCCCCTCGCGCACGTTTAATCCGTACGATTACCTTACAGCATCGTTGCTCCTATACATGGAGAACCAGAAGCTCAGAGGAGcagagtaacttgcccagggccacacagtgTGAATGTGACAAGCTGGGACTTGAGGCTGACCCTCCGCCTCTAGCGGCAGCCTCTTTCTGCCACTCCGTGCTACCTTCAGTGGCTGCGGTGGCACCTCCAGGCCTCATTTAAGCCAGGCTCTGGGTCTACAGAGGCCATTCCCCAAGGTCCCATGTCATGGTGTGACCCGGGGCCAGGTCTGGCTTCCTCCACAGGCAGAAGTCTAACCGTCCTCAGAATGCGGCACGCTCGTCCCCTGCCCGTTGCCCCGTCTCTGTCCAAGCTTCAAGGATGGTGGTCCCTGTCACCTGCCCCTCTCCTTAAAGCTGAGCACAAGTGGTTTTTTGTGGCCAGAAATGTAACCAGAAAGCAGATTTCTTGGGACACGTGCAGAAGACCCCCGGCTCCGACCCGGAGCCCAACAGAGGGGCCCACACGAGAAGTGAGGCTCGCGCAGCCAGACTGCCAAGGACAGTCGGGACGGTCCGTGTGGTGGGGGAGGCTCCAGCCCAGGCTCAGGCGTCCTGTTGAGCCCGGACTCTCCCAGCAGGCAGGACGGTGTTCCTCTGGCAAACCCCAGCCTGAGGCTCCCATCCGGCTTCTCCTGGGTGAGGTTGGCCCAGAGCCCACCCGGACGTAATGGGCCAGCGTTGAGGAAGAAGCTTCTTCCGTAGCTGCTCTTCAGAGAAGAGTCCTGCGTTTGCTGGAAAGTTCTCCATGCCTGGCCATCCACATGCCTCCCCGTCTTCCCTCCACAAGCCATAGGGGTCCCATACCGTTCGTCTGCATGTGGGATACTCCACCGAACAGAACCACACCTGATTTAGGGGGCTGGACCCATGTCCCCCGAGCTCTGGAGGAGAGGCCAGAGGACACGGTAGCCTGCCGTGTTCCGAGCGGATTCCAGCTCTTGGGTGGGCCTGGGCGACATCATTGCTctgctgtccctccctcctcctgagaTCTGGGTCAAGGGGGCAGATGAAATTCCCCTAACCCCCCGTACCCTCCAGAGAGAGATACGGTTATCTCCTTTCGGGAGATCCCTGGGATccgagggagaaagggagagcaggCTAGTACCACTTGGCTGGAGAGGCGATAGGCCATTGTCCAGCTTGTTCTAAATGGAAGGCCTGGATGCCAGCCAGACCACTAACATATGTCAGAATCCCTCCCTGGAGACTGCGAACACTCAGCTGTCGTCTGCTCTGCCGCCCGACTCCTTCCAGACATGCTCCTGTCCTCCTCCAAAGAGCATGACCTCCGTTCATCATTAGCAGTGAAATCATTGATGATGATTATCTTATTTATCGTGCATCTTCCTTGTGTTGTGCTCTGTTCCTATTCCGTTTACTTGTCAGCTCACCCCTCGGAGGAAGAAGTGAGGTGCGGAAAAGTGCGTGTTATTATGATCCCATTTTTCTGGTGGAAAACTGAGAACTCACATCTACAGAGCTGGGATTCTGATCCACCTGCTGGCTCTCGAGGCTGGATGGATGCCCTGtgtctccctgctctgcaccGTGAGCCCTCTGGAATGGGCCATCCCAGGAACGGGGACTCCGAGGCTGGGCTTTTTGGGTCCTGGATCACAGTAGGTCTGGAAGGGGGGCAGGAGTGGTGCGCACATGTTTAGCAGTCTGAGAGCCTCACAGCAGTAGGAGGTGTTAGGAGCTTCCAGTCAGGACCTGTAATATTAGGAAGGGCAAATGGGGCCACACGGGAAAGGAGGGGAGACCTGGCAAGTCTCCGGCTGCCTGGTCCAGGACATCATCTCCCAGCCTGCTGGGAATTCACTGGGGAGTGCAGGGATGGCCCTGGATTACCAGCGCCAGCCCCAGGACAGGCCCCGTGCTCTCTGCCAGCTGTCACCCCCCTCTGCCATGTCCTGGTACCTGCCCTTTGAGCATCCCTAGAGCAGGCCCTAGGTGGGCTGGGATGCCCTGATGGGACAACTAAGGGGCTGTGCTCAGAGGGCCAAAGGGAGCAGTCGGAGCCGGAATGTTCTGTAGTGGCCTGCTCTacctctcccaccccatccaTCATTCAGTGACAGGGACAAGGGACAGGCTGGCTGAGCTgagagctgggagcccagaggaATGGAGCTCATAATCTCCAAGTGGAAAAAGGAGCCTCTCCGAGAAACCCAGGTCATCAGCATCAAGCAGCAGTCAGATGTCTCCAGAAAGTCACTTCTAAGATTAGACATTGgacattttctttcccctttttggggagggggtgttgcTGGGGACAAAATAGTGCAAACCACAGGGactgaagagaggaagaagttcCCCAGAGTGAAAAAAGGGCAGCTTCCAGGAACGTAATCGAAACTTTGGGAAATTGCATCAATTTTGGAATGTAAGTCTGTGCTGTTCTTCTGAGTCACTGGGAAAGtcgtatgtatttttttttaatcaaaagggaATAAAATCAGAGGAAGCCTTTGGAGGGGGGGACAGGGTGCACAGTACCTGGGACGTACGCCACGCCCATCCTTCGGCCATGGTCCAGGTTTGCACCTGCCAGCATCTGTCCAGATGCTTTAATGAGGCTCCGGCCTTCACCTCTGGGTCCTTCACCAGGCGACCTCCTGCCTTCCCAGAAGGAGGGCTGAGGCCCTTCCTGCCTTGGGAATAAATCCTGACAGATACACAAGGTATATTTGCAGGGAACTTGTGCACACAACAGTTGGGGAAATCCAGAGCGTTATTCTTCATGGAGCCCCCCCCATGTGGGTAAGCAGCTACCAGTGACCCCAGTGTCTGtcccacggggggggggggggggcttcaggAACGAGAGAATCAAGCAACCCAGGCGATTCCGACCACGGCCCTGTAAACTGGTAGGAAGGAAGTCCCAGACTTTCACACTTGAGGGGATGGAGTGTctgaggggtttgggggagttTGCCGGCTCAGGCCAGTCGGCAGGAGGGCGGAGTCCTGAGCCCAGAGCATCTGTGTAGCAACGTTTCTGAACAattaggccagtggttctcaacctgggAAAATTCTGTCCGGGGGACCTTCGGCGATGTGCGGAGACAATTTTGATTTTCACAACTTGTTGGGGGTTGATGTTCTACTGGCGTCTGGTGGATAGAAGCCACGATGCTGCTGAGCTTCCCCAGCAACAAAGAATTCATGATGTGGCCCCAAGCACCAACAGCACCGAGGTGGGGAAACCTGGCGCCAGGCAATGCTGTCTCTGAATCCAAAAGTATGGGAGTTCTCCAGAGTTCCACTTTTCCCCGTTTGCGAGTCCTGGAATAAACCAGAGCTCCTCTGGGCAACAGCAGTGATCATGGCTGTGGCCCCGTGTCCCGGTAATCCCAGCGGAGGGCAGTGGTCTGCTGCCTGCCGAGTCCTTTGGGCACCCACGGACCCTCCATCCCCACCATCTTGGGCTTTCAAGGGGAGACACGGCCTGGATGGAGGAAGCCCTACAAAGTGAATGGGAAGGCGGGGCTGAACTTGAACTTGTCCAGGTAACTTGGTCTCTGGGACCTGGAGGGACCTGACCTCCACCAGACATGTGAGCCGCACTGCTGGGATGGGGGAGTGGGCTGGGGTGGTGGGCGGAGGGGAGCTTAGACAGGATGAGGATGGGAGGGGCCGCCTCACTCTCTTTGGGCAAACCTGCATCTTAACCTTGTTTGTGACTCTTTTCCACATATCCCACCCtgttccctgcccccctccctccaccgGCTTGAAGGCATATTCACACTTTCTACTATTTAAAGTTTTACGGGAACCTTATTCTGGttacaaactgttttccatagatcAGTTCTTCCTGCAGAGAGAATCAGAGATGTTTCTGGGTCTGACGAACGTTTTCATAATCAACTTGTAAGTagtttacttaataataataataataataataataaaaggtattTTAACTATTCTTGTAATTCTTTGCTACTCAAGCCCCCTGGTTTCACGATGAGATCACTAACTTTTACTACAGTGAAAAGGCGATTTCTTAATGTGAGGCTTCAGTGTGCTCTTTGAGAAGTATCTGACCTTGATGGACGTAAAACTGTGGCTGTGGAATCGTGTCCCTTTGTTAGCACTGTTTGATTTTGTCCTTTTCTATGAtgatcattaaaaacaaaactttaacgCCTAAGTGTTTGAATCCAGCCTGTGCTTTACGCAAGGATGCTGTCTGTTCATCGCAGTGACGCTCAGCTCTAGGGCACCTCCATCCTGGTGCTCCTGCCCCCACTGGAGGCAGGATGACCCCCCTCTTCCCCAcactcctccccagcctcacccctACAGTGGGGAGCAGATCACCAGAGCTGTGTTCATTTACCTAACATCAGGAGCCCTCCCCAGGTATGTCCTCCCAGAGCAAGGTGTATCTTACTCAAGTTTTTAATTCCCCCGCacctagcactgtgcctggctCACGGTAAACACCCGACATTCAGGGGATGAGTGAATGATATCTGGAAGACCAGCCGAATACATTTCCACACAACACCAGACGGTGAGCCTGCACTTAACAGTTTCATTCATTCACCGGTAAGAGCAAACAGAAAGCAAACAGAGACAGGTTTCTGCGCAGGTCTGAGCTCTTTACCTCTGTATTAACTCACGTAGCCTCCACAGCAACTGTAGGAAGTAGGTACTGTTGTTATCCTGTTTCTGGTTTTGCAAAAGGGGAAATGGGAGGCAGGAGGCGTTTCTTGGCCCAAGGCGTTGTAGCTGGCAAGTGGCAGGACCAGGACCAGAATCCAGGCTGGGCTCAGAGTGCTCAACAAATGGGGGGCATTTACAGCTATTAGAATGTGACTCAGCCCAGCCTGGATTCCCTTAGTGGGGACCCTGCTGCAGAACCCAGAAACCTGGTAAGTGCCTTCTGTTTGAGCATGTGTTTGAGGACAGAGGCTGCTCGCTGGCCCAGCATCCCTGCTCCTGGCACAAGGACTCAGGGATGCTGGGCCAGCGAGCAGCCTCTGTCCTCAAACACATGCTTGAGGGGGCGAGAGGCACAAAGAGTGTCACTGTCAGGGTTACATACCAGAGTGATAAGGGACCACATGCTGGGTTCTGCAGCAGGGTCCCCACCAAGGGATCCATAGCAGGGCACCAgggggctcagttgattaagcggctgcctttcgctcagtcgtgatcccagggttgtgggttcgaaccccacatcagactctcagcttggctgggagcctgcttctccccctgcctaccgctccccctgcctgtggtcacttgctctctctctctgacaaataaataaataaaaatctttaaaaaacaaaggaccCATATCAGGCCCCAGAGGAGGTGCACCCTGGTCCCACTGAGGTAGGAGCCCTGCAAGGAACTGATTGGATCAGTGACTCGGGCAATCGCTGATGACTAATGCGAGCTTATATCCCAAGCCCTGGTCAACTTAAAGTCTGGTCATCCTCAAAAGTAGGAGGCAGGTGCAGGAGGGAATGTGCCGGTCAAAATATCCATGTGTCAGGTGTCGAGGGCTTTATGACCATGAAATCTTGGGCTGCCGACCCTGTGCCCCCGACATGCACACACCTCCCACCTGTAACTGCAGTCTCAAACCGGTTCCAGCGCTTGTAGTCCCTTCTGTCAGGGACATCGTTAGGGCTCCCAGAGCAGGCGGCTTCCTGTGCTGGGCGCGTCTTCAGTCAGTCCCTGCCACTAATCTGTGGGACCCAGGATAAAACGAGAACGCGGAGCTGTTGTTCAATGTTCTGAAGAATTTCGAGATGGTGACCGCAGGATATCAAACCCAGCGTCGGGCTCTTCTGAATGCAGGGACCCCTGCCACGGGACAGGTCACAGGCCCACAAAGCAGCCCTAGCTGCCACCGCTCAGAGCCACGAagccaggggaagagagggggagggcgACACACTCCATGCCACATGGTACCGTGTTCTCTCCCAACGTGCTTTTTGGGAGAATTCATGCCGACTGctggggaagaaacagaaaggaccAGAAAACGTTCTCATTCCTGCATGCCGGCTCCTTTGGCACTGTGGCTTTGAGGTTCCCCCATGCGGAGGTGGAGCCTGTCTCCCAATATCTGTCCCTTGGGGCTGGCCTTGTGACCTGTGTCGACCAAGAGGTTTGGGCAGGACTGACGTTGATCCAGTCCTGGGCGTAAGCCTCGGGAAGGCTGACAGGTTgctgtgctggggcgcctggggggctcattcaGTGATGtttccagctcttgatctcaggtcaggtgtcgatcccagggtcgtgagttcaggccctgtgttgggctccatgctggttggTCATGGaacctcctttaaaaaaagagagagagagagagagaaggcttgCCATttcccgtcttttttttttttttcaagattttatttatttcttcatgagagagagactaagaggcagagggagaagcaggttccccactgagcagggagcccaatgcaggactcaatcccaggaccccaggatcatgacctgagccaaaggcag includes the following:
- the C7H14orf132 gene encoding uncharacterized protein C14orf132 homolog, with the protein product MDLSFMAAQLPMMGGAFMDSPNEDFSTEYSLFNSSTNVHAASSGQGQLEESPRSSNDAVLLWIAIIATLGNIVVVGVVYAFTF